From a single Helicoverpa armigera isolate CAAS_96S chromosome 7, ASM3070526v1, whole genome shotgun sequence genomic region:
- the LOC135117047 gene encoding uncharacterized protein LOC135117047, producing MTEEEKLPPPINMREIDFDVSYTNNVPTVVKADSSSYQVESFGDLPLMNYNSKLHSVSSYHVPHYTVTHTKSQSLPSPPVSTSFSSSSSYSSSSLLKPSPAAASVKAPPVEPAPPPSAAKEQSDAHLKATKIWSHRSKGAAYTLHDDGTLTPEWPRPKYG from the exons ATGACCGAAGAAGAGAAACTGCCTCCACCGATAAACATGAGAGAAATAGATTTTGATGTATCGTACACAAATAACGTCCCCACCGTTGTTAAAGCTGATTCTTCTTCATACCAAGTGGAGAGTTTTGGCGATCTCCCGCTGATGAACTATAACTCTAAGTTACATTCAGTCAGTTCGTATCACGTGCCACATTATACT GTAACACACACAAAATCTCAATCACTGCCATCACCGCCAGTTTCAACATCATTCTCATCATCGAGCtcctattcatcatcatctcttcTCAAGCCATCTCCTGCCGCAGCCTCCGTGAAGGCTCCACCAGTAGAGCCGGCCCCTCCACCTTCTGCTGCTAAAGAGCAGAGTGATGCCCACCTCAAAGCTACCAAGATCTGGTCCCATAGGTCCAAGGGTGCAGCTTATACCTTGCATGATGATGGCACCCTGACTCCAGAGTGGCCGAGACCGAAGTACGGTTAA